The following coding sequences lie in one Candidatus Niyogibacteria bacterium genomic window:
- a CDS encoding helix-turn-helix domain-containing protein produces the protein MRDNEKEVFLNNKFYIPIVRASDLTGYHKDYIGRLCRERKIDGIKIGNNWLVSKEDILNLVSKNGSKKKLISYSVNQGENIVRPISKIPVINNTRDEWDKALFNNLSVERPSKNLSADKIGRKNIASPTFLSHYNVFLIFIILIGFFFYRHPESIYANFKDFKNFSNQVSNQVSHLFNQTAKKTQLAAVSLQNTALNLPSQISSFSVSLNSQARSLNQALAEQAFSFLDSAKIKIIIEAKNIRNAEKKISEYVSNLGFKAGVQLASQDQETVKETLTKPLQKAKQYVSSLFERKSLSSEVFTKEVSEPFLPKADKQEPKTETPPLLVETKPEEKKTFPERIIERIIPIKEITKETITLDDSRFQSIESRINDLFSKSENQSKQTAGISGALSLAQRIKNLNDVAITNSTVSGLSGLTDSDIPNAITASNYLPLTGGTLTGDLIGINLSFSQSSSTRISIFDQIWIGGTSTTTLRGDGWASIIPYASTTALTVSGTASTSLLYVSGTGTSTIAGLLSLSKVPSIAHSFSTWSLGMATSSLLNSSLLVNPASAAADTVLFGIAVSDASKFMVDAEGDIFANSLTSVGGQTLSSTTASTLLVENNTIFGDAIGDLVTFNSGSLVFNNRATSTIPNLTVNAWSIATSTSIVPTL, from the coding sequence ATGAGAGATAATGAAAAAGAAGTTTTTCTAAACAATAAATTTTATATTCCGATTGTTCGGGCATCCGACCTGACCGGTTATCACAAAGATTATATCGGCCGCCTTTGCAGAGAAAGAAAAATTGACGGAATAAAAATCGGAAATAATTGGCTGGTTTCTAAAGAAGATATCCTTAATTTAGTTTCTAAAAACGGCTCTAAAAAGAAACTTATCAGCTATAGCGTTAATCAAGGTGAAAATATCGTCCGGCCGATTTCAAAAATTCCTGTCATTAATAATACTCGCGACGAATGGGATAAAGCGTTATTTAATAATTTATCGGTTGAGCGACCTTCTAAAAATTTATCCGCCGATAAAATTGGCAGAAAAAATATCGCTTCACCGACTTTTTTAAGCCATTATAATGTTTTTTTAATTTTTATTATTCTAATCGGGTTTTTTTTCTACAGGCATCCCGAATCAATTTACGCTAATTTCAAAGACTTTAAAAATTTTTCCAATCAAGTTTCCAATCAAGTTTCTCATTTATTTAACCAAACAGCCAAGAAAACCCAGCTCGCCGCGGTTTCTCTCCAAAACACTGCCCTTAATCTTCCCAGCCAAATCTCTTCTTTCTCTGTCTCTCTTAACAGCCAAGCCCGCTCTCTGAATCAAGCTTTGGCGGAACAAGCTTTTTCATTCCTTGATTCCGCCAAAATCAAGATTATCATTGAAGCCAAAAACATCAGGAATGCAGAAAAGAAAATCTCCGAATATGTTTCCAATCTCGGCTTCAAAGCCGGAGTTCAGCTTGCTTCCCAAGATCAAGAAACCGTCAAGGAAACTTTGACTAAACCTCTCCAAAAAGCCAAGCAATATGTTTCCAGTTTATTTGAAAGAAAATCCTTGTCCTCCGAAGTTTTCACGAAAGAAGTTTCTGAACCCTTTTTGCCTAAGGCGGACAAACAAGAACCGAAAACTGAAACTCCGCCTTTGCTTGTGGAAACCAAACCGGAAGAAAAGAAAACTTTCCCGGAAAGAATCATTGAAAGGATCATTCCTATCAAAGAAATCACCAAAGAAACCATTACTCTGGACGACAGCCGTTTTCAAAGCATTGAATCAAGAATCAACGATCTTTTTTCCAAAAGCGAGAACCAATCAAAACAAACCGCGGGAATCTCCGGCGCTCTTTCTCTGGCCCAGAGAATCAAGAACTTGAATGACGTCGCCATTACCAACAGCACGGTCTCCGGCCTTTCCGGTCTGACTGACTCGGATATTCCCAATGCCATCACCGCTTCAAACTATCTGCCTCTTACCGGAGGAACTTTGACCGGAGATTTAATCGGCATTAATCTCTCTTTTTCCCAATCTTCTTCCACCCGAATTTCAATCTTTGATCAGATTTGGATCGGCGGAACTTCCACCACTACTTTAAGAGGCGATGGCTGGGCTTCCATCATTCCTTACGCTTCCACCACGGCTTTGACGGTTTCGGGAACAGCCTCAACCAGTCTTCTTTATGTTTCAGGAACCGGAACTTCAACTATTGCCGGACTTCTCAGCCTGAGCAAAGTTCCTTCAATCGCCCACAGTTTTTCAACCTGGTCCCTGGGAATGGCAACCTCGTCTTTGCTCAACTCCTCCCTTCTTGTTAATCCGGCTTCAGCCGCGGCCGACACTGTTCTTTTCGGCATCGCAGTCAGCGACGCTTCCAAATTCATGGTTGACGCCGAAGGAGACATCTTTGCCAATTCTCTGACTTCAGTCGGAGGCCAGACTCTTTCTTCAACCACGGCTTCAACATTGCTGGTTGAAAACAATACTATTTTTGGAGACGCCATCGGCGATCTGGTTACATTCAATTCCGGCAGTCTGGTTTTCAACAATCGGGCGACTTCCACCATTCCCAATCTGACGGTCAACGCCTGGTCAATCGCCACCTCAACTTCAATTGTTCCGACTCTATGA
- a CDS encoding AAA family ATPase — translation MYLKRLELNGFKSFAKRTVLKFQTPITAVVGPNGSGKSNVAEAIQWVLGEQSLKSLRGKKGEDFIFTGSPTSSRLGRASAAIVFDNRGEKFGDINFKEVIIERRVYRDGVNEYFLNGSKVRLKDIIEILARVGLGTSRHHIISQGEADRILYASAAEKREMIEDALGIRIFQLKRKEAERKLEQTEENTKQVSSLRREIQPHLKFLGLQADKIKKAEEIRQELEKKLRDYLRRENSCLLAQAEEINLKKEIPQKNLFKKEKEIKILKEKIKKEEAFGVNSQQEENNKLLKIKSEMEKAREEIRRREREMGRLEGIIEFKKNQKTEKESSAIPAEEIKDFFEKLKNKLTETLSSDNPGKIKESIKEILRIIGSFFDKFSSAKKDFSDLKELEEKMAKIGKDLFSFKKDEEERQKLFNQTSSEIQDSFKNLREMEREIYRLESESSRIKDDWRGFDLAEEKLRLRQSEFEKEKKEAEILFGKIDLEKNAEFEEDFSDVLREKLKREIERMKIRSEEAGGMDFSVLKEFEETKKRDEFLAKELKDLEDSGQNLKKIIKDLEIKLEEDFKIGIEKINKEFQKHFETMFGGGRAGLKLIKLQRLRKEDDLKISPETIPNEDAEMGVEISIDLPRKRVKSLEMLSGGERALSSIALLFALSAVNPPPFLVLDETDAALDEANSRRYAAMLKELSQNTQLVVITHNRETMRSAGVLYGVTMGRDSISCLLSIQLEKAEKISLESYSNAVK, via the coding sequence ATGTATCTAAAACGGCTTGAATTAAACGGGTTTAAATCTTTCGCCAAACGGACTGTTTTAAAATTTCAAACGCCCATTACGGCGGTCGTCGGCCCCAACGGCTCCGGCAAATCAAACGTGGCCGAAGCCATTCAGTGGGTTTTAGGAGAACAATCCTTAAAAAGCCTTCGCGGGAAAAAAGGCGAAGATTTTATTTTTACCGGCTCTCCGACATCCTCGCGTTTAGGCCGGGCTTCCGCGGCTATAGTTTTTGATAATCGCGGCGAAAAATTCGGCGATATTAATTTTAAGGAAGTAATTATTGAACGGCGGGTTTATCGGGACGGCGTGAACGAATATTTTTTAAACGGTTCAAAAGTCCGGCTTAAAGATATTATTGAAATTTTAGCCAGAGTGGGGCTGGGAACTTCCCGCCATCATATTATCAGCCAGGGAGAAGCCGACAGGATTTTATACGCTTCAGCGGCGGAAAAAAGAGAAATGATTGAGGATGCTTTGGGAATCAGAATTTTTCAGTTAAAGCGAAAAGAAGCGGAGCGCAAGCTGGAGCAAACCGAAGAGAACACGAAGCAAGTTTCTTCTTTGCGCCGGGAAATTCAGCCGCATCTTAAATTTTTAGGCCTCCAGGCGGATAAAATTAAAAAAGCGGAAGAAATCCGCCAAGAACTTGAGAAAAAACTGCGGGATTATCTGCGGCGCGAAAATTCCTGCCTTTTGGCGCAAGCGGAAGAAATTAATCTTAAAAAAGAAATTCCTCAAAAAAATCTTTTTAAAAAAGAAAAAGAAATAAAGATTTTGAAAGAAAAAATAAAAAAAGAAGAAGCGTTTGGCGTGAACAGCCAGCAGGAAGAAAATAACAAACTTCTGAAAATTAAAAGTGAAATGGAGAAAGCGCGGGAAGAAATCCGCCGGCGGGAGCGGGAAATGGGACGGCTGGAAGGAATAATTGAATTTAAAAAAAATCAGAAAACGGAAAAAGAATCTTCGGCTATTCCAGCTGAAGAAATTAAAGATTTTTTTGAAAAACTTAAAAATAAATTAACCGAAACGTTATCTTCGGATAATCCGGGAAAAATCAAGGAATCCATTAAAGAAATATTGCGGATCATCGGCTCTTTTTTTGATAAATTTTCTTCCGCTAAGAAAGATTTTTCAGATTTAAAAGAATTGGAAGAAAAAATGGCAAAAATTGGAAAAGATCTTTTTTCTTTTAAAAAAGATGAAGAAGAACGGCAAAAATTATTCAATCAAACGTCTTCGGAAATTCAGGATTCGTTTAAAAATTTAAGAGAAATGGAACGGGAAATTTATCGGCTGGAATCGGAATCCTCCCGAATTAAAGACGATTGGCGCGGTTTTGATCTGGCGGAAGAAAAATTGCGATTAAGGCAAAGCGAATTTGAAAAAGAAAAAAAAGAAGCAGAAATCTTATTCGGTAAAATTGATCTTGAAAAAAATGCGGAGTTTGAAGAAGATTTCAGCGATGTTTTAAGGGAAAAACTGAAAAGAGAAATAGAGCGAATGAAAATAAGATCAGAAGAAGCCGGCGGGATGGATTTTTCGGTGCTTAAAGAATTTGAAGAAACAAAAAAACGCGATGAGTTTCTGGCTAAAGAACTTAAAGATTTGGAAGACAGCGGCCAAAATCTAAAAAAAATAATAAAAGATTTGGAAATTAAACTGGAAGAAGATTTTAAAATAGGCATTGAAAAAATCAATAAAGAATTTCAGAAGCATTTTGAAACAATGTTCGGCGGCGGCCGCGCCGGACTGAAATTAATCAAACTCCAACGATTGCGAAAAGAAGACGATTTGAAAATTAGTCCGGAAACAATCCCAAATGAAGACGCGGAAATGGGAGTGGAAATATCCATAGATTTACCCCGAAAGCGCGTCAAATCACTGGAAATGCTTTCCGGAGGAGAAAGAGCGCTTTCTTCTATCGCTCTCTTGTTCGCGCTTTCAGCGGTTAATCCGCCGCCATTTTTGGTGCTGGACGAAACCGATGCCGCTTTGGACGAAGCTAATTCCCGGCGTTACGCCGCGATGTTGAAAGAACTTTCCCAAAATACCCAATTGGTCGTCATAACGCACAATCGCGAAACAATGCGAAGCGCCGGAGTTTTATACGGCGTTACAATGGGAAGAGACAGTATTTCTTGTTTACTTTCCATTCAGTTGGAAAAAGCGGAAAAAATTTCGTTAGAAAGCTATTCTAACGCGGTAAAATAG
- the rnc gene encoding ribonuclease III: MMADFSKFEESIGFHFFNQGLLKQAFTHRSYLNENPSWKLENNERLEFLGDAVLELIVTQYLYENYPKEPEGTLTSYRAALVNSQTLFQMANNLEMNDYLLLSRGEKKDIGKARQFILANTFEAFIGALYLDQGYEATRLFISNVLLPYISEVIKNKLFKDAKSLFQEEAQEQLEITPSYKVLKEWGPDHDKHFTVGAYLNEELIAEGEGSSKQIAQQNAAENALAAKKWGNLHTN, encoded by the coding sequence ATTATGGCTGATTTTTCAAAATTTGAAGAAAGCATCGGCTTTCATTTTTTTAATCAGGGTTTGTTAAAACAGGCTTTTACCCACCGTTCTTATTTAAATGAAAATCCTTCCTGGAAATTGGAAAACAATGAACGGCTGGAATTTCTCGGCGACGCGGTTTTGGAGCTTATCGTCACCCAATATCTTTATGAAAATTATCCCAAGGAACCGGAAGGGACGCTGACCAGCTATCGGGCCGCCTTGGTTAATTCGCAGACGCTTTTTCAAATGGCTAATAATTTGGAAATGAATGACTATCTTCTTCTTTCGCGCGGCGAAAAAAAAGACATCGGCAAGGCGCGGCAATTCATTTTAGCCAATACTTTTGAAGCGTTTATCGGCGCGCTTTATCTGGATCAGGGATATGAAGCGACGCGCCTTTTCATCAGTAATGTTCTTCTTCCTTACATTTCTGAAGTGATAAAAAACAAACTTTTTAAAGACGCTAAAAGTTTGTTTCAGGAAGAGGCGCAGGAACAGCTGGAAATCACTCCGTCTTACAAAGTTTTAAAAGAATGGGGGCCGGATCACGACAAACATTTCACGGTTGGAGCGTATTTAAACGAAGAATTAATCGCGGAAGGCGAGGGTTCGTCAAAACAAATCGCCCAGCAGAATGCCGCGGAAAACGCTCTTGCGGCAAAAAAATGGGGAAACCTCCACACTAATTAA
- the nusB gene encoding transcription antitermination factor NusB — protein sequence MAHRHLSRSIVLQTLFEWDFNDQDDKKIPAILERNIKEFAPGFEDNGFTAALMEGILKKRKQLDDIIEKAAPEWPIEQVALIDRNVLRIGLFELLFGNREEAPPKVAINEAIELAKSFGGDSSGKFVNGVLGTVYREIGEPGKDETNKKKSDFLPKDADNFPIENLAGAVVCRKDGDKTFFALVHDFFGYWTLSKGHLEKDENAETGALREVKKELGLKDLKIKAELGQNEYIASDPEKGPIRKNVAYFLAFTPEIELKLSSGGGLDDAKWFEYEEIAELKIYGDIRKLLDKANDILIKT from the coding sequence ATGGCTCATCGACATCTTTCCCGTTCCATTGTTCTTCAAACTTTATTTGAATGGGATTTTAATGATCAGGACGATAAAAAAATTCCCGCTATTTTAGAACGCAACATAAAAGAATTTGCGCCCGGCTTTGAGGATAACGGATTTACCGCTGCTTTAATGGAAGGAATTTTAAAGAAAAGAAAACAATTGGATGATATTATTGAAAAAGCGGCGCCGGAATGGCCGATAGAGCAAGTGGCGCTGATAGACAGAAATGTTTTGCGAATCGGCCTTTTTGAACTTTTGTTCGGAAACCGCGAAGAAGCGCCGCCAAAAGTGGCGATTAACGAAGCGATTGAACTCGCTAAATCGTTCGGCGGCGATTCTTCCGGTAAATTCGTAAACGGCGTTTTAGGCACGGTTTATCGCGAAATCGGCGAGCCGGGAAAAGATGAAACCAACAAAAAGAAATCTGATTTTTTGCCGAAAGACGCGGATAATTTTCCGATAGAAAATTTAGCAGGCGCGGTTGTCTGCCGAAAAGACGGCGATAAAACGTTTTTCGCGCTGGTTCACGATTTTTTTGGCTATTGGACGCTTTCCAAAGGGCATTTGGAAAAAGATGAAAACGCGGAAACCGGCGCTTTAAGGGAAGTAAAAAAAGAATTAGGTTTAAAAGATTTGAAAATTAAAGCTGAACTCGGCCAAAATGAATATATCGCTTCGGATCCCGAAAAAGGGCCGATTAGAAAAAATGTGGCTTATTTTCTGGCTTTTACGCCTGAAATAGAACTTAAATTAAGCTCCGGCGGAGGGCTGGATGACGCTAAATGGTTTGAATATGAAGAAATCGCAGAACTTAAAATATACGGCGATATCAGAAAATTATTGGATAAAGCGAACGATATTTTAATCAAAACTTAA
- the rpmF gene encoding 50S ribosomal protein L32, whose protein sequence is MVIRMRSTRSHTRNRRSHHFLKKADFSKCPKCGQEIPPHRACFNCGAYKGRQVIDVLKKLNKKEKKKKEKALKAQEETEAKNKPLNAEELSK, encoded by the coding sequence ATGGTAATCCGAATGCGGAGCACAAGATCCCATACGCGAAACCGCCGATCTCATCATTTTTTAAAAAAAGCTGATTTTTCAAAATGCCCGAAATGCGGCCAAGAAATTCCGCCTCACCGCGCTTGTTTTAATTGCGGCGCCTACAAAGGACGCCAGGTTATTGACGTTTTAAAAAAGCTGAATAAAAAAGAAAAGAAAAAGAAAGAAAAAGCGTTAAAAGCGCAGGAAGAAACGGAAGCTAAAAATAAGCCGCTTAACGCGGAAGAATTATCAAAATAA
- a CDS encoding ribonuclease HII yields the protein MPKNNSKIRKIKYIIGVDEAGRGPLAGPVTVAAVRLPRNFQFLISNFQKKSKLKLKDSKKLFPQQREEWSQYLKNHPKIFHAVANVSAAVINKIGIQKSVKLAVARVLRRLGGSRQANPVRKSASQSSEKRYYSLRLKKQLSNEAKILLDGSLYAPKHYSQKTIIRGDETVPVISAASIIAKTTRDKKMLIFHKKFPQYGFDQHKGYGTAAHYRTLKKHGLSEIHRKLYCRTFFQPKVLKK from the coding sequence ATGCCTAAAAACAATTCAAAAATAAGAAAAATAAAATATATTATTGGCGTAGATGAAGCGGGAAGAGGCCCTTTAGCGGGGCCGGTTACCGTCGCGGCAGTGCGGCTGCCGCGGAATTTTCAATTTTTAATTTCTAATTTTCAAAAAAAATCAAAATTAAAACTAAAGGATTCAAAAAAACTTTTTCCTCAACAGCGGGAAGAGTGGTCTCAATATCTAAAAAACCATCCTAAAATTTTTCACGCCGTTGCCAATGTGTCGGCGGCCGTGATAAATAAAATCGGCATCCAAAAATCCGTGAAATTAGCGGTGGCCAGAGTATTGCGCCGATTAGGCGGCAGCCGGCAAGCAAACCCCGTTAGAAAGTCCGCGTCGCAATCATCAGAAAAAAGATATTATTCACTTCGTTTAAAAAAACAACTTTCTAACGAGGCAAAGATTTTATTGGACGGGTCTCTTTATGCGCCAAAACATTATTCGCAAAAAACCATTATCAGAGGTGATGAAACCGTGCCGGTTATTTCCGCCGCTTCAATTATCGCCAAAACAACGCGTGACAAAAAAATGCTTATTTTCCATAAAAAATTTCCTCAATACGGATTTGATCAGCATAAAGGATACGGCACCGCGGCGCATTACCGGACGCTTAAAAAACACGGCTTGTCGGAAATTCATCGTAAATTATATTGCCGGACATTTTTTCAGCCAAAAGTTTTAAAAAAATAA